In a genomic window of Rhinoderma darwinii isolate aRhiDar2 chromosome 10, aRhiDar2.hap1, whole genome shotgun sequence:
- the SMIM1 gene encoding small integral membrane protein 1, translating to MQSQETPGVQYSRWNDRNQDEVSVNTSNVEVSTWRRVNNLLCTGKIGIAMKVLAGIALFWIIFIIGYVTGYYVHKCKKV from the exons ATGCAGTCACAGGAAACTCCTGGAGTCCAGTATAGTCGGTGGAATGACAGAAACCAAGATGAAGTCAGTGTGAATACGTCTAACGTAGAAGTGTCCACCTGGAGGAG AGTTAACAACCTGCTATGCACTGGGAAGATTGGGATCGCCATGAAGGTGTTGGCGGGCATTGCCTTGTTCTGGATTATATTTATCATTGGCTACGTCACCGGTTATTAT